The genomic window GAAGAAAAAATCCTTATTGAGTGAAGTAAGGGGGACCAGCGAACTATGATCGAGCTACGTCAGGTTGACAAGTATTTCAACCGCAATAAAAGCAATGAGATTCACGTTATTAACAATGTTAATCTCGAACTCCCAAATAAAGGACTAGTGACCTTTTTTGGAGAGTCAGGATGTGGAAAAACCACTTTGTTAAATGTTATCGGCGGCCTAGAATATCCGGATAGCGGACGAGTTTTCTTTGATAAGAAAGAATATTCAGAGAAAAAAATAGATATTTATCGACTGAAGAATATCGGCTTTATAGCTCAGAGTTATTTGATACTGCCAAGTTTAACGGTGTTTGATAATTTGGATTTAGTGCTTAGACCATTCGACTTGACGGCTAAGGAAAAAGAAGAACGAATCGAAGCTGCTCTTGATTCGGTGGGTATGTTGAAACTTAAAAAGCGCCCAGCCGGTCAATTGAGTGGCGGTCAACAGCAGCGGGTAGCTATCGCTCGGGCACTTGTAAAGTCGCCTTCGGTAATAATTGCCGATGAGCCGACGGGAAATCTCGATGAAGCCAATACTTTAACCGTGATGAATATCATCCGTAAATTGGCGGAAAATTGCCTGGTAATTTTGGTTACGCATGAGGAGCGGATTGCATACTCATATAGCGATAGAATCATTCGGCTTTTAGATGGAAAAATTATTAAGGATGAACTCAACAAGCCCGATGCTGGGGCATACGTTCATCGCGATGAAAATCAAATTAATATTCATGGCCTCGAAAAAGAAGAAGTTACCGGCGAACAATTTGATTTGACCTATTTTTATAAAGATAAGGCCCCCAAACTTCAACTTCGCGTTGCTTTTCATAATGATACTTTCTTCATTGAAGCCTATGACGAAAAGAATCACCGTATCAATTTAGTCAATCCGAAAGAGAAACTTTTTATCGATCGCGAGATTAATGATAATGTTGTTGCAACCGAGGATAATATCACCTTTGTTCCTTTGAAGAAAGAAGAAAAACTGCAGGCTTCTCTGTCTTCTATGGATGCTTTTAAAATGGGGCACTCTTCATTTAAAGGTTATCATGCCAAGCAAAAACTAATGATGGTAATATTCTTTATTTCCACCGCTTTGCTTACGATTTCAAGTGCCACTATAGGGCGGTATATTTTTCCTGATAGAGGAAGTATTTTAACTAACCATACGGAAACGCTGGTTATTAAGGCGGTTAACAACTATCAAATGCCGATAAGTATTGACGCGTCAACGGTCAAGGATTTGAGTGAAGAAACCGGACATACGGTCTTACCGGATATTTCCAAGGAAGTTTTAAGCAGTATTAACTTACCATACTTTACACAGATGGAAAACAGTTTGATTAGCGTTCGTTCACCCGGTTTTGCCCAACTTGATTTGCTGTCGCCGAGCAAAATAAGTTATGGCAAGGAAGATGTGGTAAATGGCCAAACAATCGAGATTCAAGCCGATGAATTAATTCTGGATAAACTGGTGGTTAATGCTTGGCTAAAAGAAGGATCAATAAAAGCTGGTGGTCTTAGCAAGGCGGAAGATTTGATTGGCAAGAAATTGTATTTAGCGAATAGTTATTCCTTGTCCTCATCGTTCTATGCCGGAAAGATTGCCGCGATAAGCAACACCAATCAATATGTTGCCTACGTGAGTGATGATTTTATATATGATTACATACTTGGTTCTTATTCGAGTATTGTGGATTCCCGCTACGAAAGCCGCTTTGTTGACATTGATAAAGTAACAGAAGTGGAAAACTATCATAATTTAAATGGTGATATTGTGCCGTTATCTTCTTTACCGGAAGGGACATCGGTTGTTCCGCAGAGCTTTTACGATATGGCCAATATTAGTTCCAGTAACAAAACGGCCAATATCGATGATTTATATTTCGAAGTCGATGGTTACTATGACAATAGCGAATACTCTAAGATTATTCAGCATCAGGACACGATAGATGGCTTATACTATAAAGTGTTGGCAAACGTTTCCGGTCAGGGACTGATTGTCTATAATCGAGGAAATCAACAGGCAGCGATTGAAGAGATATATCAATCCCATGGCTATAGTAACATCAGTATCTATCACCCACTTAGCGATGCGATCAGTGAGTATCGTAGCCAGCAGGGTTCAACCATAAGCATTATTGGATCTTTTGGCGGAGTTTCTATTATCGTCGGGCTCATCTTCCTCTATTTTGTAATGCGCTCTTCAATGATAAGAAAAATTTATGAGATTGGTGTTTATCGTTCGCTTGGTATTGCTAAAGGTGATATCCGTAAAATTTTTGACAGCGAGATCTTCTTTATTACAATTCATGGCGGGGGCGTATCATTTATTCTTAGTTCGGTATTCTTATTCGCCGCAGTGAAAGGCACCCTGGCTTCTACCTTCTTCTATCCGTGGTGGTTATTTATCGTAACCGGCGTACTGCTCTACGCAATTAATTTTGTAATTGGGCGCTTGGCTATGGCGGGAATTCTAGGGAAATCGCCGGCGGATATAATTAAAAAACACGATATTTAGTGAGCAAAATTCCACTTCGGTGGAATTTTGTTTTATAATCTTAAGATGAGGGTATAAATATATGGATATATTTTGGAAAGTTATGCTCATTTTAGGAACAGCCGTGATGACGCTTTTTGTTTTTTTTGTTATCTATTACCTTATAATATGGACTAGTCTAAACCAAGTGTTTACCCACCGCCAAAAGCGAAATCCTAATTTGAAGTACTTTGAAGCTGGTGATTTTGCCGATTTAAACGCGGATAAAGTTGAACTAAAAAATTACGCGGGGATTACTCTTCGCGGATATCTATATTCGTTAAATGGTGAATCGGTTGATACGACCGATCTGATTGTTTTTTTCCATGGTTGGGGGATGGGACATTTAGCCTATACAAAGGAAATAAGAACCTTGGTTTTAAAAACGCATAAGCCAGTCTTAGCGATTGATTATCAGGGCTGCGATTTAAGCGATGGCAAAAAAACCGGTGGCTTTTATCATGCGTTGATTGATGCTGAAGCGATAGTTCATTTTGCTATAAGGCAATTTTCGCCCCAAACCATTCATTTAGTCGGCCATTCGTGGGGGGGATTTGTCGCTGCCAATCTTTTACGAGTGGAATCGTTTTTAGAGGTTAAGACCGTTACATTCATTTCCGCCCCTGAATCGATGGCCAAAGTGGGAAGAGCTTTTTTAAAAGGAAGTGCAACCCTTGAGCGAGTGCTAAATTTATTCGCCTGTATCCGCTATGGTAAAGTGGCCAAACTGAAGACGAGCGATTCGATTGCGTCCAGTAAAACTCCAACTTTGTTTATTCATGGAGAAAAAGACCAAGTGGTGGCATATAAATATAGCGGCCGTTTGTATTTAAACGTCAGTCAAAACAAAGATAATATCCGCCCGCTTGTCTTTCAAAATAAGTATCATAACCCCTATTTGACGGAGGAAAGTGAAGCGGCACTTATGACGATGTTATATCGGCAGCATGAGTTAAAGAAAAATAAAAACGATCAACTGTTATCATCCTTTTACTCGTCAATTGACTATGGGCTATTGGGAAACGATGATATGATGGTATTTGAAATGATAGATAAACTAATCAAGGAGCATAGCAATGGATCCAAGAATTGAAAAAATCATATCGGAAGCAACTGTCAAAGAGAAGGTGTCTTTACTTTCCGGCCTTGATGCCTGGCATACGGTTCCGCTTTCGCGCTTTGAACTCCCGTCCATTACGATGAGTGATGGTCCTTATGGATTGCGAAAGGTAATGAATAACGTATCCGGACTGGATGTTTCTTATCCGGCCACCGCTTTCCCAACATCATCATTAATCGCTGCCAGTTGGGATGAAAAACTTATAGTCAAAATGGCTAAAGCGATGGCTTTGGAGGCTCGGGATCAAGGGGTGGATGTAATTCTCGGCCCGGGACTGAATATTAAGCGTTCGCCACTCTGTGGCCGTAATTTTGAGTATTTTAGTGAGGACCCATTTCTTTCGGGAAAGCTGGCCTCCGCATTTATTAGGGGAGTGCAGGCGGAAGGGGTCGGGGCCACGGCCAAACATTTTATCGCCAACTCTCAGGAGACGAAACGGCTATTAAATAATGCCATCATTGATGAGCGGACGTTGAGAGAGATCTATTTACGCGCGTTTGAGATCGCCATTAAAGAGGGGAAACCCCTTTGTGTTATGAGCAGTTATAACATGGTAAATGGTGATTACATGAGTGAGAACAAAGAAATCGTTGATGATATTTTACGGCAAGAATGGGGATACCGCGGAGTGGTCATGACCGACTGGGGGGCGATGCACAACCCGGTGAGCGGCGTGCGCGCGGGAACGGACTTGGCTATGCCTGGGCAAAATGAACCGGATAAAGCCGTAATTAAAGCCGTCAATTCTTTCGATTTGGATATTCAGCATGTCAACCAATCGGTTACCCGTATCGCCAATCTATCGTTTAAATTACAGGAAAATCGTCGCTCACCGATCGCAAAAGTCGATTATGATGAGCATTTTGCTGTTGCTCGAGATATTGCGAGCAATTCGATGATTTTACTAAAGAATGACGATGAAATCCTTCCCTTCAACAAAACTGATAAAGTTATTGTCATCGGTGCTTTCGCGGAAAACAGTCGCTTCCAGGGAGCGGGAAGTTCACAAATTAATCCCTATAAACGGGATAATTTTCTTCTTGCACTTAAGGAAGAAGGAATCGAATATGAGTATTTTCCCGGGTTTTCTATCGATGGTAACAAAGAAACTGACAAGGCTCTATTTGACGAGGCGCTTGAAGCGGCGAAGACGAGCAATCAAGTTGTGGTGATGAGCGGATTGCCCCCGACTTATGAGGCCGAAGGCGCTGATCGCGAATATCTCCGGCTTCCGGACAATCAAAATCGCCTGATTGAGGCTTTGGCCGGTGTAAATAAGCATATAGTTATTGTCATTTCGGCTGGGGCTCCGGTTGCGATGCCCTGGGTTAATGAGGTGAAATCAATTTTGATGGCTTACCTTGCGGGCGAAGCCAGCGGTCAAGCCACGCGGGATGTGATTTTTGGCAAAGTAAATCCCTCCGGGCACCTCGCGGAAACCTTTCCTTTAATGCGCGATGATACGCCCTCGCTTCAGTATTTCGCGGGCGTCAATCGCAACATTGAGTATCGGGAGAGTATCTTTGTTGGTTATCGTTATTACGATACGGCAAAGCGAAGTGTCCTCTTCCCCTTTGGCCATGGCCTCTCATACACAAAGTTTACCTATGATAATTTAACTATCGATGAAAAGAACCTTTCTTTGAAAGGAAAAATAAATATTTCTTTTCAATTGACGAATATTGGGGAACGAAAAGGAAAAGAGGTTGTTCAACTTTACGGTTCACGCGTTTCTTTATCTAAACTTTTCCGAAGTCAGCGACAATTAATCGCTTTTAAAAAGATTGAGTTGGCTCCAAAGGAAAGCACGATTGTCAAGTTTTCAATTGAGGCGAGCGATTACCGTTACTGGAATACAATTATCCATAATTGGGCAATTGAAGGCGGGCGTTATGCCGTAGAAGTCGGCTCGAGTTCACGCGACATTCATCTAAGACAAGAGTTTATAATTGAAGATGACGGAAATGAAGTGATGGATTATCAGACGCTTGCCCCGACTTACTATAATTTAAAATCGGATGGTCACTTTGAAACCCATTTCCGCGAGTTTGAGGCAATATACGGCAGAAGAATTTATCATGTTTATTCCGCGACCCATCGGCCGTTTACTTTGGATAGTACGATTGACGATGCTCATAGTTACTTAATAGGTAAACTCGCTAAGAAAATAATAATTAAAGTAGCCAAAAAGATGGCGGGAGAAGACGAGATAAAAGCAAAAATGTATGTTCTGTCGGTTCTAGATACGCCGATCGGTTCATTATCCGCCCTAAGTGGAGGAATTTTATCTCATAAGCAATCTTTGGGCTTACTTGACGTAATTAATGGTCGGCTTATTCGCGGGGTTTTTCGGCTTGTAAAAAAATCGGGAAAGAGTAAATCATGATTTTATTGCTTTTGATTAATTTTCTAACCCGTCTTGGCTTTTTCGCTCTTTTAGTCATGAGCACATTTCAGGGTTATAAGTTAAATGTTACTGCCTATGATATCAATCTAAGTGCACATTCCGGCACGGCGACAATTCTTCAGATCAGCGATTTTCATAATCGAGGATACGTCTTTGATAATGGCAATTTTTTCGATGTGATAGACGCTTATGCTTTCGATTATGTGTTTTTCACCGGGGATATTGTGGATGAAAGAACCAAAGATTTTACTCAGGTGGAGGAACTCTTTGCGCACTACGCTAATTACGAATGCTTTTATGTTACCGGCAATCATGAATTTGCGATGGACGAGGACAAGCGCATGGCGTTTTTCGCCCTTTTAAATGAATACAATATCATCCGTTTAGGACAGAATAATTGCTATCCCCTTGCGCGTTTGAGTTCCACGTATGTTATCGGAGTTGATGACCCCTATCAATATGCGGGTCAAGATATTACTCGAGAAGAAAATGATGAACTCTATTTTGCCGATCTGGAACAAGAGATGAACAATATTCCCCATGAGGCCGCGACAATCCTTTTAGCCCACCGGCCCGAGTATTTCAAAGAATATGCCAACTATGGGGCGGATGTTATTTTTTCCGGGCATACCCACGGCGGGCAGATTAACTTTCCGGGGCGCGACGACCTTATAAATCTTGTTTCTCAGCGCCCATTTTATTCTGGAGGGATCTTCTACGAACAATCGTCAACAATGATAAATTCGCGGGGAATCGGCTATAGCACACTAAAGATTCGCTTTGGAAACGGGACGAATGCGGAAGTAACATTGACAAAGATAAGAGGGGTTTAAGATGATTATTCTTACGAGTGACGGATTATCAAGTGACGCTTTGCTTTTCGAAGCTAAATCGTATATTAAGCCGCAGGCTAAAGTGATTTTTATCACTACGGCATCGGGTATCGGTAGCCGAGACCGTTCGCTTTTTGCGGTGAAAAAAGAGTTGGCTAAATTAGGAGCCGGCTCATTTAGAAGTGATAGTTTACGGAGAAGAAAAGACTTAAATTTTCTTCTCGACTATGATGTTATTGAATTATTGGGAGGGAATCCTTTTTTGCTTTTAAAGCGGCTTAAAGAATTAAATTTTTCCGCCGTTTTGCAAGCGATACTCAGAAAAAATATTTTGCTTATCGGCTATAGCGCTGGGAGTATTGTTTTGCAAAACAGTCTACGCCTAATCGCCCGACTTAAAGAGGATGAAGGAGATATGAATGCCGATGTTCACTTGAGCGATATCAGCGGATACAAACTCATCAATGCCAGTATTGTCCCGCATTGGCAATATTTAAGCAGATGTTATCCGCACTATCGACGGATAGTAAGTTACTATGAGCATAAAGAAGAAGAAAAGGTAATAAAGCTAAATGATGGTGAAGGGATCTTTGTCAAAGGGCGAAATGACTACTACTTCGTCAAGGGAGAAAGCCGCAACAATTAAAAAAGGAAGTTTAACTGACAAGCTAAACTTCCTTTTATTTTAATGACTAAATGTCTTTAAGCTGCTTTTCAAAGGTTTCGATTTGCGCATCCACTTGTAAATCCTGAAATTGATTCATATAGAGTTTATAGTAACCGGCATGTTGCCTCATCAGTTCGGCATGGCTGCCATCCTCTTTGATGACACCTTGATCCATAAGAAGAATGCGATCACTGTCGACGATGGTTGAAAGCCGATGGGCGATGATTATCGCCGTACGGCCAACTAGAACCCGCTTAATGGCTTTTTGAATAATCGCTTCGGTTTCCGTATCGATACTTGAGGTGGCTTCGTCTAAAATCATCAATTTGGGATCGCGAATAATTGCCCGTGCAAAGCTGATCAATTGTTTTTGCCCCACGGATAACTCAGCTCCGCCGTCTTGAAGAATGGTATTGTAACCATCGGGTAGGCTTTGGACATAACCATCAAGGTCAACAACTTTTGCCGCGGTAATAATCTCTTCCATCGTGGCATCGAGTTTTCCATATCGGATATTATCAGCGATTGTTCCTCCAAAAATAAATGGATTCTGCTGAACAAAGCCGATGTTAGAACGCAACCAGCCGACACTCCGATCACGATATTCAACTCCATCAATATAAATACCGCCCTCGGTTGGTTCATAGAAACGGCAGAGCAAATTAACCGTCGTCGATTTACCGGATCCGGTTTCACCAACAATGGCGATACTTTGGCCCTGTTTGATCTTTAAATTCATCTGATGGATAACTTCGTGTCCGGTTATATAGGAGAAACTGACATTTTTAAATTCAATATTTCCCAACATTGGCTCGTAGTTTTCCTTTTTAGGGGCAAAGACAGAACCATATTTAGCAAGAACTTCTTCCTTATCGACGATTACGGGTTGCTCATCAATCAGGGATAACACTTTTTCGGCGCTGGCCTGGGTGGCCATGACTTCAGCAAATAGTTCAGCCCCCTCTTGAATAGGGTTATATATACTACCGACAAATCCTAGAAAAATTGTTAGAAGGCCGACATCGGCAATCCCTTGAGCGTTGGTCGGAAGAAGTTTATACCCAAACAAAATCATCGCCGCAGTGGTGAACGCCGCAATCATATTGACGGATGGTTGAAAGAAACTTTGAAAACGCATCCGTTTAAAATTCTTGGCCCGAATGTCCTCGACAATTTCTTCGGCTTCATCGTAGGTAGTACCCTCAATAGCGAGAGTCTTAATTGTCTTTGAGCCGTTAATACATTCCGCCAACCAGCCAACAAAGCCAGAGTAAGCTGCGCGCGCCACCCGGGCCAAACGTAAAATGGTTTTTTCAAAAATCGGAGAGATAATTATAATCGCGGGCGTGGAGGCAAGAATTATCAGCGATAGACGCCAATCCATCGAAAACATAGTTACTAAGGTAATAACGATATCAAACGCCATCCAAATCATGCGAATAATGCCCCACGATAGAATATCGCTGATGCGGCTGGTATCGTTTTGCATCCGAGCGATAAGCCAGCCGGAGGAGGTACGATCAAAATAGGAGAAACTCAATTCTTGAATGCGATGGAATGAGTCTCTTCTTAAAGCCAACATAATCTTCATGTCCAGGTAGTTGGTTAAGAAAAAGGTGAAGTAAATTACTACCGCTCGTATAAGTAATGCCGCAACCAAAAGCAACGTATATTCAACAAAAGTAAGCGATATGGTAATGCCATAGAATATAGCAGTCAGACGAAAATCAGCCAGACTGACCGGATTGAGATTTAAGTCGGCGATGGCGGTTAAGGCCGCGCGATTCATAATAGGAGTAAAACTTGAGTCATAGAGCGAGGTAAAAAGAAGAGTGATTAAAAGCGCCGCTAAAATATACCAATACTT from Bacilli bacterium includes these protein-coding regions:
- a CDS encoding Type 1 glutamine amidotransferase-like domain-containing protein encodes the protein MIILTSDGLSSDALLFEAKSYIKPQAKVIFITTASGIGSRDRSLFAVKKELAKLGAGSFRSDSLRRRKDLNFLLDYDVIELLGGNPFLLLKRLKELNFSAVLQAILRKNILLIGYSAGSIVLQNSLRLIARLKEDEGDMNADVHLSDISGYKLINASIVPHWQYLSRCYPHYRRIVSYYEHKEEEKVIKLNDGEGIFVKGRNDYYFVKGESRNN
- a CDS encoding ABC transporter ATP-binding protein, producing MANPFSMEEEPIANKINARIWLRIIRYSFKYWYILAALLITLLFTSLYDSSFTPIMNRAALTAIADLNLNPVSLADFRLTAIFYGITISLTFVEYTLLLVAALLIRAVVIYFTFFLTNYLDMKIMLALRRDSFHRIQELSFSYFDRTSSGWLIARMQNDTSRISDILSWGIIRMIWMAFDIVITLVTMFSMDWRLSLIILASTPAIIIISPIFEKTILRLARVARAAYSGFVGWLAECINGSKTIKTLAIEGTTYDEAEEIVEDIRAKNFKRMRFQSFFQPSVNMIAAFTTAAMILFGYKLLPTNAQGIADVGLLTIFLGFVGSIYNPIQEGAELFAEVMATQASAEKVLSLIDEQPVIVDKEEVLAKYGSVFAPKKENYEPMLGNIEFKNVSFSYITGHEVIHQMNLKIKQGQSIAIVGETGSGKSTTVNLLCRFYEPTEGGIYIDGVEYRDRSVGWLRSNIGFVQQNPFIFGGTIADNIRYGKLDATMEEIITAAKVVDLDGYVQSLPDGYNTILQDGGAELSVGQKQLISFARAIIRDPKLMILDEATSSIDTETEAIIQKAIKRVLVGRTAIIIAHRLSTIVDSDRILLMDQGVIKEDGSHAELMRQHAGYYKLYMNQFQDLQVDAQIETFEKQLKDI
- a CDS encoding alpha/beta fold hydrolase, giving the protein MDIFWKVMLILGTAVMTLFVFFVIYYLIIWTSLNQVFTHRQKRNPNLKYFEAGDFADLNADKVELKNYAGITLRGYLYSLNGESVDTTDLIVFFHGWGMGHLAYTKEIRTLVLKTHKPVLAIDYQGCDLSDGKKTGGFYHALIDAEAIVHFAIRQFSPQTIHLVGHSWGGFVAANLLRVESFLEVKTVTFISAPESMAKVGRAFLKGSATLERVLNLFACIRYGKVAKLKTSDSIASSKTPTLFIHGEKDQVVAYKYSGRLYLNVSQNKDNIRPLVFQNKYHNPYLTEESEAALMTMLYRQHELKKNKNDQLLSSFYSSIDYGLLGNDDMMVFEMIDKLIKEHSNGSKN
- a CDS encoding glycoside hydrolase family 3 C-terminal domain-containing protein; the encoded protein is MDPRIEKIISEATVKEKVSLLSGLDAWHTVPLSRFELPSITMSDGPYGLRKVMNNVSGLDVSYPATAFPTSSLIAASWDEKLIVKMAKAMALEARDQGVDVILGPGLNIKRSPLCGRNFEYFSEDPFLSGKLASAFIRGVQAEGVGATAKHFIANSQETKRLLNNAIIDERTLREIYLRAFEIAIKEGKPLCVMSSYNMVNGDYMSENKEIVDDILRQEWGYRGVVMTDWGAMHNPVSGVRAGTDLAMPGQNEPDKAVIKAVNSFDLDIQHVNQSVTRIANLSFKLQENRRSPIAKVDYDEHFAVARDIASNSMILLKNDDEILPFNKTDKVIVIGAFAENSRFQGAGSSQINPYKRDNFLLALKEEGIEYEYFPGFSIDGNKETDKALFDEALEAAKTSNQVVVMSGLPPTYEAEGADREYLRLPDNQNRLIEALAGVNKHIVIVISAGAPVAMPWVNEVKSILMAYLAGEASGQATRDVIFGKVNPSGHLAETFPLMRDDTPSLQYFAGVNRNIEYRESIFVGYRYYDTAKRSVLFPFGHGLSYTKFTYDNLTIDEKNLSLKGKINISFQLTNIGERKGKEVVQLYGSRVSLSKLFRSQRQLIAFKKIELAPKESTIVKFSIEASDYRYWNTIIHNWAIEGGRYAVEVGSSSRDIHLRQEFIIEDDGNEVMDYQTLAPTYYNLKSDGHFETHFREFEAIYGRRIYHVYSATHRPFTLDSTIDDAHSYLIGKLAKKIIIKVAKKMAGEDEIKAKMYVLSVLDTPIGSLSALSGGILSHKQSLGLLDVINGRLIRGVFRLVKKSGKSKS
- a CDS encoding ABC transporter ATP-binding protein/permease; amino-acid sequence: MIELRQVDKYFNRNKSNEIHVINNVNLELPNKGLVTFFGESGCGKTTLLNVIGGLEYPDSGRVFFDKKEYSEKKIDIYRLKNIGFIAQSYLILPSLTVFDNLDLVLRPFDLTAKEKEERIEAALDSVGMLKLKKRPAGQLSGGQQQRVAIARALVKSPSVIIADEPTGNLDEANTLTVMNIIRKLAENCLVILVTHEERIAYSYSDRIIRLLDGKIIKDELNKPDAGAYVHRDENQINIHGLEKEEVTGEQFDLTYFYKDKAPKLQLRVAFHNDTFFIEAYDEKNHRINLVNPKEKLFIDREINDNVVATEDNITFVPLKKEEKLQASLSSMDAFKMGHSSFKGYHAKQKLMMVIFFISTALLTISSATIGRYIFPDRGSILTNHTETLVIKAVNNYQMPISIDASTVKDLSEETGHTVLPDISKEVLSSINLPYFTQMENSLISVRSPGFAQLDLLSPSKISYGKEDVVNGQTIEIQADELILDKLVVNAWLKEGSIKAGGLSKAEDLIGKKLYLANSYSLSSSFYAGKIAAISNTNQYVAYVSDDFIYDYILGSYSSIVDSRYESRFVDIDKVTEVENYHNLNGDIVPLSSLPEGTSVVPQSFYDMANISSSNKTANIDDLYFEVDGYYDNSEYSKIIQHQDTIDGLYYKVLANVSGQGLIVYNRGNQQAAIEEIYQSHGYSNISIYHPLSDAISEYRSQQGSTISIIGSFGGVSIIVGLIFLYFVMRSSMIRKIYEIGVYRSLGIAKGDIRKIFDSEIFFITIHGGGVSFILSSVFLFAAVKGTLASTFFYPWWLFIVTGVLLYAINFVIGRLAMAGILGKSPADIIKKHDI
- a CDS encoding metallophosphoesterase produces the protein MILLLLINFLTRLGFFALLVMSTFQGYKLNVTAYDINLSAHSGTATILQISDFHNRGYVFDNGNFFDVIDAYAFDYVFFTGDIVDERTKDFTQVEELFAHYANYECFYVTGNHEFAMDEDKRMAFFALLNEYNIIRLGQNNCYPLARLSSTYVIGVDDPYQYAGQDITREENDELYFADLEQEMNNIPHEAATILLAHRPEYFKEYANYGADVIFSGHTHGGQINFPGRDDLINLVSQRPFYSGGIFYEQSSTMINSRGIGYSTLKIRFGNGTNAEVTLTKIRGV